The sequence GATGTACCGGTCCGCGTGCTCGGGATGGCAGCGCAGGGACACCGGCTCCAGCACGCCATGCTCGCGGATCGATTCGGCGAGTTCCTCGATCCGTTCGCCCCGTATGCGGCGGCGCGGCTGGCCGGGGTCGAAGTCGATGCGTTCGAGCGCCACCTGCGTCGGTGCGCCTGGGCCCGCAGGGCCGGTTTCGCCCGTGAGCAGATCGGCCGCCCTGAACTGCGACAGCGCACTCAGGTCCAGGCCGTCGGGCGCCTTCATGCCTGCGTGTCCGCTGGCACCGACGCGTTCGAGGCGTCGATGCGTTGCTGCAGCAACTCGAACACCCGCATCACCTCGAGGCTGGCCTCGCGTGCCGCGCTCTTGGGCAGCCGCCAGACGGGCACCCCAGCGGCCAGCGCCTCTGGAATGGCCGAGCGGGTCGAGATCCGCGCCGGTATCACGAACTCCCGGAAGTTCAAGGCCAGATCCTGCATCGCGGCCTTCTGCCGCAGCGAATGCGGATTGAACCGGTTCAGCACGAGGGCTGCCAGCCGCAGTTGCGGGTTGTAGCGCCGCCTGACCCCGAGGACGGTCCGGAGCATGTCGGCGACGCCGTCGATGCTGTACTCCTCCAGCTCGATCGGACAGGCCACGGCATGGCCGGCAATCAGCGCTGCGCTCATGCGCAAGCCCAGCGCCGGGGGCGTGTCGATCACGACCGAATCGAAATCCTGCGCCAGGCGCCTCACGTTCCTGCGGAACAAAGGAATCACGAGGTCCGCCCTCGCGAGTTCGACGTCGGCCAGCTTTCTGCTGCCCGCCGCCAGCGCAATGGTCCGCTCGCGCGGCGGGGCGATCGGGCCCGGGTCCTGACCGAACAGGTCCACGGACTCGGCGATCGCCGAGGAGCGGCTCAGCGATTTCGAACTGTTCGCCTGCGCGTCCAGATCGATCACGCACACCGACTGGCGCTGCACATCCGCCAGCCAGCATGCGTACAGCACCGCGAGCGTGGACTTGCCGACGCCGCCTTTCTGGTTGCCGAAGATGACCACATTGCCCATGACTTGCTCCTCAGGCCGCGGCGCGGGACGCGGTCCGTCACACCCAAGGGCGTGCATCGCCGGCTGCCGCTGAAACATGATGCAGGGGCTGTCCCCCACACACCGGCGCACCTGCCTCGCCGCCCGCGATCGGACCGCCCTACCGCGTTGTCCCTCACGAAATATCGCCGCCCCGCTCTTTGCGACGCCACTATCAAAAAACATAGTCGACACACGCATGGGCAGAGGCGGACATTGCGCCCCATGCAAGCAATCGATGTTCAGCGCAGGCAGGCGACCGGTGAAGGTCGACGTTTGGCCTGGCTTTCCATGCTTGTCTTCACCGGCCTGATGGTGCACGTGGAGCCCGGCGCATCGCAGAGCGTCGGTCCGCACCAGCAGGCGGCCCGCGACCACGACCGCATCGAGATCCTTCGCGAAGAGCTCAGAAAGTCGGAAGCGCAATTGGAAGGTCTCGCGCGCCGCAAGGCCGAGCGCCTCGCCGCGTCCGACCTGAAGGCGGCGACCGAGGCCGAGGAACAGCACGCCCGCACGCTCGGCGACATCGCGGCCATCCAGCGGGAGATCGCTTCGGCGTCCCAAGCCGCCACCCGGACGACGGCGGCCAAGCCCATCGCCGTTCAGCCCGCGAGTGGCCCTTCGGCCGCCGGCGGGCGCACGTCGCCAGCGCCGTGGTGGGACGTCTACGGCGGCAGTCGGCGAATTGAGCCGCCTGCTTCGCTTTCTTTTGCGCCCCCGCCTGGGCAAATGCCCGCGGGATCTTCCCCTCGGCCCACCGGAGCAACGCCATGACCGCATGCCCAATGCACATGCAGCACATACCTGAAGCCCGCATCCGCGCCAAATGGACCGGATGGCTGCTCATCGGCTGGCTCATCGCCGCCGCACCTGTCGAGGTCGCCTGGGCGGGGAGCCCGTTTGCGACCGGCGCAAACGCGACCCAGCAGCAACTCGTCGCCATCCTGACCCCGCTGGCGGCGGTCGCCGTGATGGTCTCCGGCGCCATGGCTTGGTTCGGACGCCTGAGCTGGTGGTGGATGGTCGCGGTCGTGATCGGCACCGTGCTGGTCTTCGGCGGCCCCCAGATCGTGTCCTGGATCCGGGGCCTGTTCGGCGTCTGAAGGGAGCAGTCCATGAGTCGCAACCAGGGCATCGCCGCGGATCCTCTGTTCGTCGGCATGACACGGCCTTCGATGGTCTGGGGCGTCACCTACTCGGCCATGATGTTCAACATCGTCGTCACGACCGAGGCGTTCATCGTGACCAAGAGCCTCGCGTGGCTGCTGGCCTTCGTGCCGATCCACGGGGTGCTCTACCTGGTCTGCCTGTACGAGCCCCGCTTCTTCGACCTGCTGCAGCTCTGGGGCCGCACGCGCCTGCCGGCCATGCTCGGCGGCAACCTGCGGTTCTGGCGTGCGAACTCGTACAGCCCCCTCGCGGTGGACGTGCCTGATTGCCGGGGGCATCGCCGCATGCGGATGCCACCCGTGACCGTGGCCTGACGCCATATCGCGCCATGAAGCTGCTGTCACGCTCCGAGCACACGCTGCGTCGCGAAGCCGACGCCGCGTCCATGATCCCGCTCTCGGCGCATGTGGACGAGCATGTGGCCCTGACACGTGCGGGTGACTATGTGCAAACACTGCGCCTTGCCGGCACGAGCTTCGAAAGCGCGGACGACGAGGACATCAACAGCTGGCACGCGCGCCTCAATGTCCTGCTGCGCAACATCGCCTCGCCCAACCTGGCCCTCTGGGCCCACGTGATCCGCCGTCGCGAGACGGGCTATCCGGACGGACGGACGATGCCCGGCTTCGCCGACGAGATCGAGCAGCGCTATCGCCGCAAGATGGCTGGCGAGCGCCTGATGGTCAATGAACTGTACCTGTCAGCCGTGTTCCGGCCGCAGCCGACCCGTGTCGGCAACGCCGCATGGCGGCTGTTCAAGCGCGCGGACCCGGAGGGGGCGCAGGCGGAACTGCACGATGCCCTGGACACCTGCACGAAGCTGCGCCAGGAACTGCTCGCGGCGCTCGAGCGCTACGACCCCGAAGCACTGGGCATCTATCGGCTGCACGGACAGAACACGCTGTTCTCATCCCTCGTGGAATTCCACGGCTTGTTGGTCAACGGGGAATGGCAACGTATGCCGCTGCCGCGCGCGCCGCTCAACGAGGTTCTGGCCACCACCCGGCCCTTCTTCGGCAACGAGGCGATGGAATACCGCACGGGCACTCAGACCCGCATCGGGGCCTTCCTCGGCATCAAGGAATACCCCACGCCGACCGCGCCGGGCATGTTCAGCGCCCTGCTGACCGCGCCCTTCCCCTTCGTCCTCACGCAAAGCTTCACTTTCCTGGCCAAGGGCACGGCCACCGACATGATGAGCCGCCAGCATCACCGGATGGCCGCTGCCGGCGACTTGGCGGTCTCGCAGGCCGAGGAGCTCAAGGACGCGCTGGACGACCTGATGAGCAATCGCTTCGTGGTGGGCGACCACCACTTCAGCCTGCATGTGCTGGACGACCCCTGCGACGGCGTCGGCGAGGCCGAGGGCCGGCCCCGCCTGAAGCGGCTCAATGACAACGTCGCCCGCGCCCGCTACCTGCTGGGCGACGCGGGAATGGTGGTCGCGCGCGAGGACCTCGCGCTGGAGGCGGCCTTCTGGGCGCAGCTGCCGGGAAACTTCGGCTATCGCAGCCGCAAGGCGCCCGTCACCAGCCGCAACTTCGCCGCCATGTCGCCCTTCCACAATTTCCCGACCGGCCGGGCCACGGGCAACTACTGGGGCGACGCGCTGACCATGTTCACGACCCGCGCCGGTTCGCCCTACTACTTCTCGCTGCATGCGAGCGATCCGCGCAGCCCGGACGGCGGCAGTCGCCGCGACGTCGGACACCTCACGGGCGTGGGGCCGGTCGGTACCGGCAAGACCACGCTGCTGGGTTTCTGCATGGTGGCGATCCGCAATCGCCTCGATGCCACCCAGGTCATCTTCGACAAGGATGAAGGGCTGCACATCCTGGTGCGGGCCCTGGGCGGCCAGTACCTCCCGCTCAAGAGCGGGACACCGACCGGCTGCAATCCGCTGCAGCTCGACGATGCGATCGCGGACAACGTCGAGTTCATGCGGCACTGGCTCCGGCGCCTCGTGATGCGCACACCGAGCGACACCCTGACCGTCCGCCAGGAAGACGACCTCGACCAGGCGCTGCGCGGCACCCTGAAGCTCGATCCCTCTTTCCGGCGCCTGTCCCGGCTCGCCGCCTTCCTCGACATCACGGATCCGGAGGGGATGCACGCGCGCCTTCGGAGATGGTGTGCCTCGGAGCACGGGGACTATGCCTGGGTCTTCGACAACGATCGCGACGACGTGGCTCCGCTGCTTGCCCGGCACGCCCTGGTGGGATTCGATGTGACCGATTTCCTGGACAACGAGATCGTCCGTGCGCCGCTGACCCTGTACCTCTTTCATCTCGTCAACCGCATGGTCGACGGTCGCCCGCTGGTGTGCTGGATGGACGAATTCGCCAAGCTGCTGAGCGACCCGGCCTTCGCGAAGTTCGCCAAGAACGGCCTGGAGACCTGGCGCAAGAAGAACGCGAACATCGTCACCTTCACCCAGAGCACCAGCCATGTGCTCGATTCCGGCATCGCCCGCGCGATCGTCGAGCAGACGCCAACGAAGATCCTGTTCCCCAATCCGGACGCGGACTACGACGAGTACACCCGGGGTTTCAACCTGACGGACCGGGAGTTCGCGCTCATCAAGGAGGAACTCGAGCCCGGCTCTCGACAGTTCCTCATCAAGCAGAACCATGTCAGCGTCGTCGCGCAGCTCGACCTTCATGGCTTCGACGACGCCTTGCACATCATCTCCGGGCGCACCGGCAACGTCCGCCTCATGCGCGAGTCCATCGCGACCTTCGGACCGGATCCCGGCCAATGGTTGCCGCCTTTCCGCAGGGCGCTTGCCGCTCGCGCCTCCCGTTCATCTTCACCCCAGGAGATCTCCCATGCATAGGTACCTTGCTGCCTTCATCCTCGCGGCCGCGGCGTCGCTCGCACCGCTGCATGCGAAAGCCGGAATCCCGGTGATCGACGTCGCCGCCGTCGCCAACCTGATACAGCAGGTCATGTACTGGCAGCAGCAAATCTCCGGGATGCAGAAGCAGTACGACCAGCTGAAGGCGTCAAAGGACCAGCTGGCCCAGACTCACAACGCCATGACGGGAAGCCGAGGCATGGAGCAGTTGCTGCCGACCTCGGACCTCACGCGCAACTACCTGCCCCCCAGCTATGGCGAACTGATGCACACGCTCAACGGCTCGTCGGCCAGCTATGCCGGGTTGGCCAGCCAGGTGCAGTCGATCATGAAAGCCAACAGCATCCTCTCGGGAACCCAGATGGAAGGCCTCAGTCCCGAGTTGCGTCAGATCGTCGAGCAAGGGCGGCAGTCGGCAGCGCTGCTTAACGGGATGACGCAGAACGCATATCAGAGCACCAGCCAGCGTTTCTCGACCCTGCAGGTGCTCATCGATCGCATCGCTTCCGCACAGGACCCCAAGGCGATCCAGGACCTGCAGGCAAGGATCCAGGCC is a genomic window of Variovorax sp. V213 containing:
- a CDS encoding TrbC/VirB2 family protein; the encoded protein is MTACPMHMQHIPEARIRAKWTGWLLIGWLIAAAPVEVAWAGSPFATGANATQQQLVAILTPLAAVAVMVSGAMAWFGRLSWWWMVAVVIGTVLVFGGPQIVSWIRGLFGV
- a CDS encoding VirB4 family type IV secretion/conjugal transfer ATPase is translated as MKLLSRSEHTLRREADAASMIPLSAHVDEHVALTRAGDYVQTLRLAGTSFESADDEDINSWHARLNVLLRNIASPNLALWAHVIRRRETGYPDGRTMPGFADEIEQRYRRKMAGERLMVNELYLSAVFRPQPTRVGNAAWRLFKRADPEGAQAELHDALDTCTKLRQELLAALERYDPEALGIYRLHGQNTLFSSLVEFHGLLVNGEWQRMPLPRAPLNEVLATTRPFFGNEAMEYRTGTQTRIGAFLGIKEYPTPTAPGMFSALLTAPFPFVLTQSFTFLAKGTATDMMSRQHHRMAAAGDLAVSQAEELKDALDDLMSNRFVVGDHHFSLHVLDDPCDGVGEAEGRPRLKRLNDNVARARYLLGDAGMVVAREDLALEAAFWAQLPGNFGYRSRKAPVTSRNFAAMSPFHNFPTGRATGNYWGDALTMFTTRAGSPYYFSLHASDPRSPDGGSRRDVGHLTGVGPVGTGKTTLLGFCMVAIRNRLDATQVIFDKDEGLHILVRALGGQYLPLKSGTPTGCNPLQLDDAIADNVEFMRHWLRRLVMRTPSDTLTVRQEDDLDQALRGTLKLDPSFRRLSRLAAFLDITDPEGMHARLRRWCASEHGDYAWVFDNDRDDVAPLLARHALVGFDVTDFLDNEIVRAPLTLYLFHLVNRMVDGRPLVCWMDEFAKLLSDPAFAKFAKNGLETWRKKNANIVTFTQSTSHVLDSGIARAIVEQTPTKILFPNPDADYDEYTRGFNLTDREFALIKEELEPGSRQFLIKQNHVSVVAQLDLHGFDDALHIISGRTGNVRLMRESIATFGPDPGQWLPPFRRALAARASRSSSPQEISHA
- a CDS encoding ParA family protein, coding for MGNVVIFGNQKGGVGKSTLAVLYACWLADVQRQSVCVIDLDAQANSSKSLSRSSAIAESVDLFGQDPGPIAPPRERTIALAAGSRKLADVELARADLVIPLFRRNVRRLAQDFDSVVIDTPPALGLRMSAALIAGHAVACPIELEEYSIDGVADMLRTVLGVRRRYNPQLRLAALVLNRFNPHSLRQKAAMQDLALNFREFVIPARISTRSAIPEALAAGVPVWRLPKSAAREASLEVMRVFELLQQRIDASNASVPADTQA
- a CDS encoding type IV secretion system protein VirB3, encoding MSRNQGIAADPLFVGMTRPSMVWGVTYSAMMFNIVVTTEAFIVTKSLAWLLAFVPIHGVLYLVCLYEPRFFDLLQLWGRTRLPAMLGGNLRFWRANSYSPLAVDVPDCRGHRRMRMPPVTVA
- a CDS encoding type IV secretion system protein, with protein sequence MHRYLAAFILAAAASLAPLHAKAGIPVIDVAAVANLIQQVMYWQQQISGMQKQYDQLKASKDQLAQTHNAMTGSRGMEQLLPTSDLTRNYLPPSYGELMHTLNGSSASYAGLASQVQSIMKANSILSGTQMEGLSPELRQIVEQGRQSAALLNGMTQNAYQSTSQRFSTLQVLIDRIASAQDPKAIQDLQARIQAEQNMLTNEQTKLQSLYQVAHSEELMRKQRAREQAASGIGSMRSLPTVDY